A window of Ignavibacteria bacterium contains these coding sequences:
- a CDS encoding T9SS type A sorting domain-containing protein: MKKIYFVFLTLLLFGIGIANTYAQVERFVRQTTIAPPTIETAGFGNIVSGVDLDNDGKVEIYAVNSNYTDAGPGELIPRIYKFEFDGTKWDTVWRATLNIPKQNTYPALTVGDLDKDGKKEVIWGPVNFLETGNLNPPRVVVFEVKGDGSDILGVPDGTNFKPNAQWNMGVADNTNLRPIRWFINDIDNDTTPELIFVSRVSGHRFGVISVNNIPDNGDGSEIWTMEYSALGVTGVSTSTLYDLAILGSTVYLFHANGDVTPFTYSSGAWSKGTSQVGLVTGGPWKSACVVDLNNDNTKEIVIGGGFTAGDPKVVLLLQETAPGVLTATQIADFSTLIGAAGRLVGSDYGDIDRDGKLDFVFGTFNATNVGSIVRMKYLGGSITSPSSYETSLIDKGIASDGRFGVINIANVDGDAKLEVIYTNEWDGTGLRVPLVILDHIKYYTLAQARVDANNDGIPDLKVTGDTMTVTGVITSPNYVGTATSYYIQDHTAGMNLYKSGTVMPFDLGDSVLVTGTLDHYRGLTEIVPFTANNQNIRVLKKNAFVPAPEVVTVANFNNNGETYEGKLIRINGLSKRAGSPAWPATGSNANMLMSSTGTDTVIMRIDADTDIDGQTEVSYPVSVIGVATQFTPSASVYFGGYQIQPRYYATDFVAYLAPVVTFKVNMKVKILEGAFNPAEDLLYVRGSFNGWGTTNQLSDGDGDSIYTVTIANIGTAGTVLQFKFMYVDVSASQDRWESDPNREYTLVDGAQIVDGGYFDRDDKVSKNVSMYFSVNMELERLSGRFNPAVDTVSVNGSFQGWTPKANRLIPNPLNPDIYEGTFTILGAEGENIEFKFWYTPNNWESVENRIYTFTAADISSGMATYSGSFNNGTLATVLNQPATLLFTVYVPPTAVSVINGQPFPAMNTIHVAGSASPLQWPGGGWPDTDLSKMIRLYDDGTHGDVTPGDRKFSGIINFPPYTVLTVKYKYGANFGDAANNGGGNDNEGGFGADHTLKMHRYLSSAVVVDTFAVLPDSSHLKDVVLVGVETEFEIPKEYSLYQNYPNPFNPNTTIRFGLPKESAVSLMIYNVLGELVATLIKNETMNAGEYNYEFNASRLASGTYIYRLTAGEFSQTKKMVLIK; the protein is encoded by the coding sequence ATGAAAAAAATATATTTTGTATTTCTCACACTCCTCCTATTCGGGATAGGAATTGCGAACACTTATGCCCAAGTGGAGAGATTTGTGAGACAAACAACAATTGCCCCTCCAACAATTGAGACCGCAGGATTTGGCAACATTGTCTCAGGTGTCGACCTCGACAACGATGGTAAAGTTGAAATTTACGCTGTAAATAGTAACTATACCGATGCTGGCCCAGGAGAATTAATTCCACGAATTTATAAATTCGAATTCGATGGTACAAAATGGGATACTGTTTGGAGAGCCACTTTAAATATTCCCAAACAAAATACATATCCAGCGCTTACCGTTGGTGATTTAGACAAAGATGGCAAGAAAGAGGTAATATGGGGACCAGTAAATTTTCTTGAAACTGGAAATCTAAATCCTCCTCGTGTCGTCGTATTTGAAGTTAAAGGGGATGGCAGTGACATTCTGGGTGTACCAGATGGCACTAATTTCAAACCTAACGCTCAATGGAATATGGGTGTTGCAGACAATACTAACTTACGACCAATTAGGTGGTTCATCAATGATATTGATAATGACACTACACCAGAATTAATTTTTGTAAGCCGAGTTTCAGGCCATAGATTCGGAGTTATTTCGGTAAATAACATCCCTGATAATGGAGATGGATCTGAAATCTGGACAATGGAATATTCTGCTCTTGGTGTTACGGGAGTATCGACTTCAACTTTATATGATTTAGCTATTCTTGGAAGTACTGTATATCTCTTCCACGCTAATGGGGATGTTACACCTTTTACTTACAGTTCGGGAGCTTGGTCGAAAGGAACTTCTCAGGTCGGATTAGTCACTGGCGGACCATGGAAAAGTGCTTGTGTAGTAGACCTTAACAATGATAATACTAAAGAGATTGTCATCGGAGGAGGGTTTACAGCTGGTGATCCGAAAGTTGTTTTGTTACTCCAAGAAACAGCCCCTGGCGTTCTTACGGCTACTCAGATTGCCGATTTTAGTACTCTGATTGGAGCTGCAGGTCGTTTAGTTGGATCGGATTATGGAGATATTGATAGAGACGGCAAACTCGATTTTGTATTTGGAACATTCAATGCAACAAATGTTGGCAGTATAGTTCGAATGAAATATCTTGGTGGTTCAATTACAAGTCCCAGCAGCTATGAAACTTCCCTAATCGATAAAGGTATTGCTTCAGATGGAAGATTTGGGGTAATCAACATTGCAAATGTTGATGGAGATGCTAAACTTGAAGTTATCTATACTAATGAGTGGGACGGAACAGGCTTACGTGTTCCTTTGGTTATCCTCGACCATATAAAATACTATACTCTCGCGCAAGCAAGAGTTGATGCCAACAATGACGGCATACCTGATTTAAAAGTTACCGGTGATACAATGACGGTTACTGGTGTAATTACATCGCCAAATTACGTCGGAACGGCAACATCATATTATATTCAAGATCATACTGCAGGAATGAATTTATATAAATCCGGTACAGTAATGCCATTTGATCTTGGAGATTCGGTTTTAGTTACAGGTACATTAGACCATTATCGTGGTTTGACTGAAATCGTACCTTTTACGGCAAATAATCAAAATATTCGCGTCTTAAAGAAAAATGCATTTGTCCCTGCCCCAGAGGTTGTAACAGTAGCAAATTTCAATAATAACGGTGAGACATACGAAGGTAAATTGATCAGGATCAATGGACTTTCAAAACGTGCTGGTTCGCCAGCTTGGCCTGCAACTGGTTCAAATGCAAATATGCTAATGAGCTCAACAGGAACTGATACAGTTATCATGAGAATAGATGCAGACACTGATATAGATGGTCAAACAGAAGTATCGTATCCAGTCTCAGTAATAGGCGTTGCTACACAATTCACTCCATCTGCATCTGTTTATTTTGGCGGATATCAAATCCAGCCAAGATATTATGCAACAGACTTTGTTGCATACTTAGCACCAGTGGTCACTTTTAAAGTTAACATGAAAGTGAAAATTCTTGAAGGCGCATTTAATCCAGCGGAGGATTTACTGTATGTTAGAGGTTCATTTAATGGATGGGGAACTACCAATCAACTGTCCGATGGTGATGGTGATTCAATCTACACAGTAACGATTGCGAACATCGGAACTGCTGGAACTGTTTTACAATTTAAATTCATGTATGTAGATGTAAGCGCATCACAAGATAGATGGGAAAGCGATCCGAATAGAGAATACACACTCGTTGACGGTGCGCAAATCGTTGATGGTGGGTATTTTGACAGAGATGACAAAGTATCCAAAAACGTAAGTATGTATTTCTCTGTTAATATGGAACTCGAAAGACTATCAGGCAGATTCAATCCAGCAGTTGATACGGTTTCTGTTAATGGTTCATTCCAAGGATGGACACCGAAAGCTAATCGTTTAATTCCAAATCCTTTAAATCCAGATATCTACGAAGGTACATTCACAATTCTTGGGGCTGAAGGTGAAAATATAGAATTCAAATTCTGGTACACTCCAAATAATTGGGAAAGCGTAGAAAATAGAATTTATACTTTCACTGCCGCTGATATTTCATCTGGTATGGCAACTTACAGCGGTAGCTTTAATAATGGTACATTGGCTACGGTATTAAATCAGCCAGCAACATTGTTATTTACTGTTTATGTCCCGCCAACAGCGGTGAGTGTTATCAATGGTCAGCCATTCCCAGCTATGAATACTATACATGTTGCTGGGAGTGCAAGCCCATTGCAATGGCCGGGTGGCGGTTGGCCTGATACAGATCTGTCAAAAATGATTAGACTCTATGATGACGGTACACATGGCGATGTTACACCTGGTGACAGAAAATTCTCCGGTATAATAAACTTCCCACCATATACGGTATTAACCGTTAAATACAAATATGGAGCTAACTTTGGCGATGCCGCAAACAATGGCGGTGGAAACGACAATGAAGGTGGATTTGGTGCCGATCATACTCTCAAAATGCATCGCTATCTAAGTTCAGCAGTAGTAGTTGATACATTTGCTGTTTTACCCGACTCGTCACATCTTAAAGATGTAGTTTTAGTTGGAGTAGAAACTGAGTTCGAAATCCCGAAAGAATACTCTCTGTATCAAAATTATCCGAATCCATTCAATCCAAATACTACGATACGATTTGGATTGCCGAAAGAGAGTGCTGTGTCATTGATGATTTACAATGTGCTTGGTGAACTCGTTGCAACATTGATAAAGAATGAAACAATGAACGCTGGTGAGTATAACTATGAATTCAATGCATCGAGACTTGCAAGCGGTACCTACATTTATAGATTGACTGCAGGTGAATTCAGTCAAACTAAAAAGATGGTGTTAATCAAGTAA
- a CDS encoding T9SS type A sorting domain-containing protein, which produces MKKITFFLILFLGIVNFTNAQMIDSLWYCAYATWDDQPNSTGYNTPSVGVFSENNFVALVNRPTNNTAYLVAYKNADSANGRIGRYPYGTSGVGGYRQQWISGFDVVDMLKPWDIAVGSDSLVYVANNDTVDRNILVFAVRTDSVYSTEWRMSTGDNKPIFGIDVDQAGLVYVTKEGDSTNAGKVLVYNSINNDVNWGFLHSSTPLQTITLPEPGYIRGVAVNKAGTLIYVSNYTTRKIYCYTGSPATGYTKYTGFNFTYNDTVPNSPTSRPGPMGMKIMPTKNLLFVACDVLLGGSAAYSYGRAYVLNPNTGERLGMIDMADWNYKKTGSYSNRGDGGKQGDVSGYTSVYNVDVDNSFNLYSVSHYGWTVDKWKYNGTLPTVPIVILSVEKTDKIPTSFELHQNYPNPFNPQTTIEFSVIEKSNVSLIVYNSLGELVTELIGGAEFEKGNYKVTFDASKLASGTYIYSLKNAKQTLNKKMSLIK; this is translated from the coding sequence ATGAAGAAAATTACGTTTTTTTTAATTCTTTTTTTGGGGATCGTTAACTTCACTAATGCACAAATGATAGATTCACTCTGGTACTGTGCTTATGCAACTTGGGACGATCAACCAAATTCAACGGGATATAACACTCCCAGCGTCGGAGTTTTTTCCGAAAATAATTTCGTTGCACTTGTAAATAGACCAACTAATAACACCGCCTACCTGGTTGCATATAAAAATGCAGATTCAGCAAATGGACGCATTGGAAGGTACCCTTATGGTACAAGTGGTGTAGGCGGGTATAGACAGCAATGGATCAGTGGATTCGACGTTGTTGATATGCTAAAACCTTGGGATATCGCTGTTGGAAGTGATAGTCTTGTTTACGTGGCGAACAATGATACCGTTGATAGAAATATTTTGGTATTTGCCGTTCGGACTGACAGCGTATACTCAACCGAGTGGAGAATGTCCACTGGGGATAACAAACCAATATTTGGAATCGATGTCGATCAAGCTGGCTTAGTTTATGTCACAAAAGAAGGGGATTCCACAAATGCTGGAAAGGTTCTGGTTTACAACTCTATTAATAATGACGTCAATTGGGGATTCTTGCATTCATCAACTCCACTTCAGACAATAACATTGCCTGAACCAGGTTATATTAGAGGTGTAGCAGTGAATAAAGCGGGAACGTTGATTTATGTTTCAAATTACACTACAAGAAAAATTTATTGTTATACTGGAAGCCCTGCCACTGGGTATACAAAATATACTGGATTTAATTTCACTTATAATGATACTGTACCTAATTCTCCAACTTCAAGACCTGGTCCAATGGGTATGAAGATAATGCCAACAAAGAATTTACTATTTGTCGCGTGTGATGTCCTTCTTGGTGGAAGTGCAGCTTATTCATACGGCAGAGCTTATGTATTAAATCCTAATACTGGAGAAAGACTTGGAATGATCGATATGGCTGATTGGAATTACAAGAAAACAGGCTCTTACAGTAATCGAGGTGATGGTGGTAAACAAGGCGACGTTTCTGGTTATACTTCAGTTTATAATGTAGATGTTGATAATTCATTTAACCTGTATTCTGTTTCTCATTATGGGTGGACAGTTGACAAATGGAAATACAATGGTACTTTACCCACAGTTCCAATCGTAATTCTTAGCGTTGAAAAAACTGATAAAATTCCAACTTCATTTGAATTGCATCAGAACTATCCTAATCCATTCAACCCGCAGACTACAATTGAATTCTCTGTGATCGAAAAATCTAATGTTAGCTTGATAGTTTACAATTCTCTTGGAGAACTCGTTACTGAACTTATCGGCGGTGCCGAATTTGAGAAAGGAAATTATAAAGTAACGTTTGATGCATCTAAATTAGCATCAGGAACTTATATCTATTCGCTAAAAAATGCAAAACAAACTTTGAACAAAAAAATGTCTCTAATTAAATAA
- a CDS encoding MATE family efflux transporter translates to MTILLIKNYSRQVLSIALPAIAGLSSHIIVAIVDTAMVGRLENAKYSLAAMGIGVLATWAVTSFFSSLSTGTHVLVARREGEGDFLECRKILNTSLILSFLIGVVFGTIIFFGASSFTFLISADPIVEKLSGEYISIRFLSLPFFLMIVSYRGFFFGIGHTKIFMISGIILNIVNIFFNWVFIYGNLGAPKLGLTGAALASAIATVVDFFFYLYVTFLHYYRKKYKNPGSFNFDLKAMTQIIKLSLPVSFQNIFILVGFLSFIAIIGLIGTLEQAATQTVISSIFISLLPCFGFGIAAQTLVGNKLGLKEFENAKKLGNETLKLVTIFTLFIAFIFIVFPEFILRIITTDETIVQAAITPLRIAGFAQIFYGAAIVLANIIQTAGLTLYVMLSEVITNWIIFIPLVYLFGVVFDFGFVATWFSLPIYIISYLLLLLIKYASGKWMLKKV, encoded by the coding sequence ATGACAATTCTGTTGATCAAAAATTACTCTCGGCAAGTCCTTTCCATTGCATTGCCGGCAATTGCGGGATTGTCGAGCCACATAATCGTTGCGATAGTTGATACTGCAATGGTTGGCAGACTCGAAAACGCAAAATACAGTCTTGCTGCTATGGGTATTGGAGTACTAGCTACCTGGGCAGTTACAAGTTTTTTTTCAAGTCTGAGTACGGGCACTCATGTTTTAGTTGCGAGGCGTGAAGGGGAAGGGGATTTTCTCGAGTGCCGAAAGATTTTAAATACTTCACTAATACTTTCTTTCCTTATTGGAGTTGTATTTGGAACAATAATTTTCTTCGGTGCTTCGTCATTTACATTTTTAATTTCTGCTGATCCAATTGTTGAAAAACTTTCTGGCGAGTACATATCGATCAGATTTCTTTCCCTACCATTTTTTTTAATGATCGTATCATATCGTGGATTCTTTTTTGGGATCGGACATACGAAAATTTTTATGATTTCTGGAATCATTCTAAATATTGTAAACATTTTCTTTAATTGGGTTTTTATTTATGGAAATTTGGGTGCGCCTAAACTTGGTTTAACGGGCGCAGCTCTTGCTTCAGCAATTGCAACAGTTGTCGACTTCTTTTTTTATTTGTATGTAACATTTTTGCATTATTATCGAAAAAAATACAAAAATCCTGGTTCCTTTAATTTCGATTTAAAAGCAATGACTCAAATAATAAAATTATCTCTGCCGGTTTCTTTCCAGAATATTTTTATTCTAGTTGGATTTTTAAGTTTCATTGCAATAATCGGTTTGATTGGGACACTCGAACAAGCTGCAACTCAGACCGTTATTTCATCAATATTTATTTCGCTTCTGCCTTGTTTCGGATTTGGAATTGCAGCTCAGACTCTAGTGGGTAATAAACTTGGCTTGAAAGAATTCGAGAATGCCAAAAAACTTGGGAATGAAACTTTAAAACTAGTAACGATTTTTACTTTATTCATTGCATTTATTTTCATTGTGTTTCCAGAATTTATTCTGAGAATAATAACCACCGATGAAACAATTGTGCAGGCAGCTATTACACCTTTAAGAATTGCTGGATTTGCTCAGATATTTTACGGTGCTGCGATTGTGTTAGCGAATATAATCCAAACTGCTGGATTAACGCTTTATGTAATGTTATCTGAAGTGATAACCAATTGGATAATTTTCATCCCGCTTGTATATTTATTTGGAGTTGTCTTTGATTTTGGTTTTGTTGCAACATGGTTCAGTCTTCCCATTTATATCATTTCTTATTTGCTGCTTCTGCTTATTAAATATGCTTCAGGTAAATGGATGTTAAAAAAAGTATGA
- a CDS encoding STAS domain-containing protein, protein MTEFKINSREISNVNVLDITGYLDAHTAPVLEEAFAGLINEGKYKIIVNFSTLDYISSAGLGVFMAFIDQVRSNSGDIKLTSMSKKIFNIFDLLGFPLLYEIYSNETDAIKKYENQ, encoded by the coding sequence ATGACCGAGTTCAAAATAAATTCGAGAGAAATCTCGAATGTAAATGTCTTAGACATTACCGGCTATCTCGATGCACATACAGCTCCGGTGCTCGAAGAAGCATTCGCTGGTTTAATTAATGAGGGCAAGTACAAAATTATTGTTAATTTTTCAACTCTTGATTATATCAGCAGTGCAGGATTGGGAGTCTTCATGGCTTTCATTGATCAGGTAAGATCCAATTCAGGAGATATTAAATTAACCTCAATGTCAAAGAAAATTTTCAACATCTTTGATCTGCTTGGTTTTCCATTGCTTTATGAAATTTATTCAAATGAAACTGATGCCATCAAGAAATACGAAAATCAGTAA
- a CDS encoding ATP-binding protein: MKTEKLHREAKFKSTTNNLGKIRSFITNILLQCEISEEERDKIILAVDEACTNIIKHAYKLSPDNDIKIQVNFYDSELNIKIIDYGQSFDPSKVPIPDIKEFYKKHKVGGLGLHLIRSLMDEVDFKIIPGVQNEVTLVKVLSKTSCC, encoded by the coding sequence TTGAAAACAGAAAAACTACATAGAGAAGCAAAGTTTAAAAGTACTACAAATAATTTAGGTAAAATCCGAAGCTTTATAACTAATATTCTGCTACAATGCGAAATATCCGAGGAAGAAAGGGATAAAATAATACTCGCAGTAGATGAAGCTTGCACGAATATAATTAAACATGCGTACAAACTCTCTCCAGATAACGACATTAAGATTCAAGTGAATTTTTATGACTCCGAACTAAATATTAAAATAATTGACTACGGACAGTCCTTCGATCCTTCAAAGGTTCCAATTCCTGATATTAAAGAATTTTATAAAAAACACAAGGTGGGGGGATTAGGGTTACACTTAATAAGATCCTTAATGGATGAGGTGGATTTTAAGATAATTCCAGGTGTTCAGAACGAAGTTACATTGGTTAAAGTACTCTCAAAAACTTCGTGCTGTTAA
- a CDS encoding multidrug efflux MFS transporter, giving the protein MSWRRNLFVMWICQFIAMLGMSLVIPFLPLFVRELGITDVNETAKWSGFVFSGPFVLSFFLVPFWGYLGDKYGRKLMVIRAIFGLALAQLFIGFSQNVYQLLAARLVQGAISGFLPASLALISTTTPKEKTGYALGILQTATSAGTVLGPFFGGTLADTIGIRPIFYLVAGICSLSGLLVISLVRENKIQEDTQKKFSVRHNLNYIFQFKQLKILLLLIVIAQTGVGFIQPLFALYVETLNIDKNYLATTAGVLYGIMGIFTVIAAPFWGKLSEKFQPRKLLMTAAIIGSICYASHFFLHNPIPVIIVRAFLGFALGGILPIIYTLVSHNTPLDRRGGILGFASSSQILGNLLGPTLSGLFALQYGVRLGFIISGGIFFLVGLISLRNVKEES; this is encoded by the coding sequence GTGTCCTGGCGTCGTAATCTATTTGTAATGTGGATATGTCAATTTATCGCTATGCTTGGAATGAGCTTAGTAATACCATTTCTTCCGCTTTTCGTCCGCGAACTTGGTATCACTGATGTGAATGAGACTGCTAAATGGAGCGGTTTTGTTTTCTCGGGACCATTTGTACTTTCATTTTTTCTTGTTCCTTTTTGGGGATATTTAGGTGATAAGTACGGCAGAAAACTGATGGTTATCCGGGCAATTTTTGGATTAGCGTTAGCTCAACTGTTCATTGGATTTTCTCAAAATGTCTATCAATTATTAGCAGCAAGACTCGTTCAAGGTGCAATAAGTGGATTCCTACCGGCATCATTAGCTTTGATTTCGACAACCACACCAAAAGAGAAAACCGGTTATGCCCTCGGAATTTTACAGACTGCAACTTCCGCAGGCACTGTTCTTGGACCTTTCTTCGGTGGGACACTTGCAGATACAATTGGTATCCGACCGATATTTTATCTCGTCGCAGGAATTTGTTCCCTAAGCGGTTTACTTGTCATTTCCCTTGTCCGTGAAAACAAAATTCAAGAGGACACACAGAAAAAATTTTCTGTCAGGCACAATCTAAATTATATTTTTCAATTCAAACAATTGAAAATACTTTTACTCTTAATTGTTATCGCTCAGACAGGAGTCGGATTTATTCAGCCACTGTTTGCTCTATATGTTGAAACACTTAATATTGACAAAAATTATCTCGCTACGACTGCAGGAGTTTTATATGGAATTATGGGAATTTTTACAGTAATAGCGGCTCCATTTTGGGGTAAACTAAGTGAGAAGTTCCAACCAAGAAAACTTCTCATGACAGCAGCGATTATTGGTTCAATTTGTTATGCATCACACTTTTTTCTTCACAATCCAATTCCAGTAATAATTGTCAGAGCATTTCTTGGTTTTGCACTCGGAGGAATATTACCAATCATTTACACACTTGTAAGTCACAACACACCCCTTGATCGGCGTGGTGGAATTTTGGGATTCGCAAGCAGTTCACAAATTCTTGGAAATCTATTGGGACCAACATTGAGTGGACTGTTTGCACTTCAATATGGTGTTCGGCTTGGATTTATAATTTCCGGTGGAATATTTTTTTTGGTAGGATTGATAAGCTTGAGAAATGTTAAAGAAGAGTCTTAA
- the maf gene encoding septum formation protein Maf, whose translation MSLLELSKLPLVLASNSPRRKHLLSVIGLKFESVSPDVDETPIKNETPLKFAQRIAKEKNEIVSSKFTNKIILSADTIVVLGNKILNKPKDKVEASKMLKSLSGKTHKVITAITLNNQIKKKILRDHEITKVTFRKLQLSEIEEYVEGGTCMDKAGSYGIQEDFGAVFVENVNGCYYNIMGLPLTKTYQMLQETIK comes from the coding sequence ATGAGTTTATTAGAACTTTCAAAATTACCACTCGTACTTGCATCAAATTCACCAAGAAGAAAACATCTTTTATCAGTCATCGGTTTGAAATTTGAATCCGTCTCTCCGGATGTTGATGAAACTCCTATAAAGAATGAAACTCCATTAAAGTTTGCCCAACGTATCGCTAAAGAAAAAAATGAAATTGTGAGTTCAAAATTCACAAATAAAATAATTCTCTCTGCGGATACAATTGTCGTGCTTGGGAATAAAATCTTGAATAAGCCGAAAGATAAAGTAGAAGCTTCTAAAATGTTGAAGTCATTGAGCGGGAAAACACATAAGGTTATTACGGCAATTACCCTCAACAATCAAATCAAGAAAAAAATACTCAGAGATCATGAAATAACAAAAGTTACATTTCGAAAATTGCAGCTATCTGAAATCGAGGAATATGTTGAAGGAGGAACCTGTATGGATAAAGCAGGTTCGTATGGAATTCAAGAAGATTTTGGTGCAGTCTTTGTTGAAAATGTGAACGGTTGTTACTACAATATAATGGGACTTCCATTAACAAAAACTTATCAAATGCTTCAAGAAACAATAAAGTGA
- a CDS encoding flippase-like domain-containing protein encodes MKNLQKKIIIGIVIAAVVYLAFSLYVDFDNLIEAFGMFNFLWFPLILLLSFANYYLRFERWHYYLNILKIELPRKISFAIFIGGLVMSITPGKMGELLKSYLIKEYNGTNIHKSGPIILVERLSDFVALLIVAMIGAWYFDFGRAIVLITLIVFGAILVLLSWPKAALPILHSIGKVKILHSISEKIIVAYDHSYKLLRPFPLLSMLILASIAWMLEAFGLYIILHAFNTPATFFWSTFIYSFSSIVGGLSLLPGGIGPTEGSLTILLVRTEIPLNIAFVSTFLIRIATLWFAVFIGIFGLIYFQRKVVHKKVFEIDDQ; translated from the coding sequence TTGAAAAATTTGCAGAAGAAAATAATAATCGGAATTGTAATCGCTGCAGTTGTTTACCTTGCTTTTTCTCTCTATGTGGATTTTGATAATCTAATTGAAGCCTTTGGGATGTTCAATTTTCTTTGGTTTCCTCTCATTCTTCTACTCTCGTTTGCAAATTATTATCTCCGTTTTGAACGCTGGCATTATTATTTGAATATTTTGAAAATTGAACTGCCGCGAAAAATAAGTTTTGCGATTTTTATCGGAGGTCTTGTCATGTCAATTACCCCAGGTAAGATGGGAGAGTTGCTGAAATCTTATTTAATAAAAGAGTACAATGGAACTAACATCCATAAATCTGGTCCTATCATTTTAGTTGAACGTCTTAGTGATTTTGTTGCATTGCTGATTGTTGCAATGATTGGTGCTTGGTATTTTGATTTCGGAAGAGCAATTGTGTTAATCACTCTGATCGTATTTGGGGCAATATTAGTACTCCTAAGTTGGCCGAAAGCTGCTTTGCCGATACTACATTCAATTGGAAAAGTAAAAATTCTTCATTCAATAAGCGAAAAAATTATTGTTGCATATGATCATTCTTATAAACTATTAAGGCCGTTCCCATTATTATCGATGCTGATTCTTGCCTCCATTGCTTGGATGTTGGAAGCATTTGGGCTTTATATTATACTTCATGCTTTTAATACGCCGGCAACTTTTTTCTGGTCTACTTTCATCTATTCATTTTCGTCAATAGTAGGGGGACTCTCACTGCTTCCGGGCGGGATTGGACCGACAGAGGGAAGTCTTACAATTCTGCTCGTCCGAACTGAAATTCCTTTAAATATTGCTTTCGTTTCGACTTTTTTAATTAGAATTGCAACTTTGTGGTTTGCAGTTTTCATTGGTATTTTTGGTCTGATTTACTTCCAAAGAAAAGTTGTACACAAAAAAGTTTTTGAAATCGACGATCAATAA
- a CDS encoding gas vesicle protein, whose amino-acid sequence MASDKGIAKGLIVGFLAGSVVGGIIALLFAPKSGKELRQDIKSKADDIKDDLDEYYTEAKEKVSQLYNDGKKRSETLIHDAKEKAHNLLSEAEKVLADAKTKASDRIDQAKTSASKEGSRIKTAFQAGVDAYKSEKES is encoded by the coding sequence ATGGCTTCTGATAAAGGAATAGCAAAAGGATTAATAGTTGGCTTTTTGGCTGGAAGTGTTGTCGGTGGAATTATTGCGCTTCTATTTGCTCCAAAAAGTGGTAAAGAATTGCGTCAAGACATCAAATCTAAGGCTGACGATATAAAAGACGACCTTGATGAGTATTACACCGAAGCGAAAGAGAAAGTCTCTCAGCTTTATAATGATGGAAAGAAAAGATCAGAAACTTTAATTCATGATGCAAAAGAAAAAGCTCATAATTTATTGAGTGAGGCAGAAAAAGTTTTAGCCGATGCAAAAACCAAAGCTTCCGATAGGATTGATCAAGCAAAAACGTCTGCCAGCAAAGAAGGATCACGTATCAAGACGGCTTTTCAAGCTGGTGTTGATGCCTATAAATCAGAAAAAGAATCATAA
- a CDS encoding DUF948 domain-containing protein: MELLLSILQAVLFVALIFFIIYLTYLLRQVVSSVKAIESDVDKISQKASPVLENLEGLTSRFNNISGTIEEQVNTVKDAVGLVKETFDDVERIKNKVRSAIEDPIDEFISTRSAITKGIKVFWQTLIDRK, translated from the coding sequence GTGGAATTACTACTTTCTATTTTGCAAGCTGTACTTTTTGTAGCGCTGATTTTCTTTATAATTTATCTCACTTATCTACTTCGCCAAGTTGTAAGTTCGGTAAAAGCAATTGAATCAGACGTTGATAAAATTTCTCAGAAAGCGTCGCCTGTCTTGGAGAATCTTGAAGGGTTAACTTCAAGGTTCAACAATATTTCAGGCACGATTGAAGAGCAGGTTAATACTGTGAAAGATGCTGTTGGCTTAGTAAAAGAAACATTTGATGATGTTGAAAGAATCAAGAACAAAGTAAGGTCAGCGATTGAAGATCCGATTGATGAATTCATCTCCACGAGAAGTGCAATTACAAAAGGTATCAAGGTTTTTTGGCAAACACTCATTGATAGAAAATAA